A region from the Geotrypetes seraphini chromosome 10, aGeoSer1.1, whole genome shotgun sequence genome encodes:
- the LOC117367783 gene encoding uncharacterized protein ZSWIM9-like, translating into MWSSTMMDEKELYGKEFFSWEEFSLFFDSWREQRKALFFMKTSMPLSKCKWAGLPPRPEVVDALKYRSVRFVCKEVRVSTNKMELRAQKMQNAKDENKLPVGCSARIILKMNEEMDRLVVTECQLTHNHLLCPIEFAYYFKRGSLMDNSCLPVRTTNKISKQFVGAHDIRYLLKYCKTRDNGVQDTLNVLNSLFTNDPGAKLKLVFVENKVIIKTVFLLTSMMRSLCQRFPLTLLFDRVEGFNDQFDLYIVLCIDANSRGRECGYCLAQKGTPNMLRFTLASLLQSVPDLKVKVRCVIQGVEIGELEVVNELLPHARVQICRTQVLEILFSKAQEMGAPDDEKVWSLLCKAAEAVSLVAYKQEVRRMNSLLPQEFMKYYQEHWHPHTEMWVAFCAFEPTWDIDASELIKQHKQKVLVDFNPSQTLAQCILNLVIIQTPKEDLKNLNEDEVATRYHSICNPEQASLIKEELSFARHEAYDIRETSEGFIFNDEVSEFCMDWSLTTCSCSIYTSSLLPCRHLFATRLQTGEPLFDISLLQKNKTALMTTS; encoded by the exons ATGTGG TCAAGCACTATGATGGATGAGAAAGAGCTTTATGGGAAGGAGTTCTTCTCCTGGGAGGAGTTCAGCTTGTTCTTCGACAGCTGGCGAGAGCAACGGAAAGCTCTCTTTTTCATGAAGACGTCCATGCCCCTCAGCAAGTGCAAGTGGGCTGGCTTGCCCCCTCGGCCAGAAGTTGTTGACGCCCTCAAGTACAGATCCGTCCGGTTTGTATGCAAGGAAGTGAGGGTCTCCACCAACAAAATGGAGCTGAG GGCACAGAAAATGCAGAATGCTAAAGATGAGAATAAACTACCCGTTGGTTGCTCTGCCAGAATCATCCTGAAGATGAATGAAGAGATGGACCGTCTGGTGGTCACCGAGTGCCAGCTGACCCACAACCACCTACTGTGCCCCATTGAGTTTGCCTACTACTTCAAAAGGGGCTCCCTGATGGACAACTCATGCCTACCTGTGCGTACCACTAACAAGATTTCCAAACAGTTTGTGGGGGCTCATGACATCCGGTACCTGCTGAAGTACTGCAAAACCCGGGACAACGGGGTTCAAGACACCCTCAATGTACTAAACAGCCTCTTTACCAATGACCCTGGGGCTAAGCTCAAGCTTGTGTTCGTGGAAAACAAAGTGATTATCAAAACAGTCTTTTTGCTCACATCCATGATGAGATCCCTTTGTCAGCGCTTCCCATTGACCCTCTTATTTGACCGTGTGGAGGGTTTCAATGATCAGTTTGACCTCTACATAGTTCTGTGCATAGATGCCAATAGTCGAGGACGCGAATGTGGCTACTGTCTGGCACAGAAAGGGACACCCAACATGCTGCGCTTTACCTTGGCCTCACTTCTCCAGAGTGTGCCGGACTTGAAGGTCAAAGTGCGGTGCGTAATACAGGGTGTAGAAATTGGAGAACTAGAGGTAGTGAATGAGCTGCTTCCACATGCCAGAGTCCAGATCTGTCGCACTCAAGTCCTGGAGATCTTGTTCAGCAAAGCCCAGGAGATGGGAGCACCAGACGATGAAAAGGTTTGGTCTCTTCTCTGTAAGGCAGCTGAAGCTGTCTCTCTTGTGGCTTACAAACAGGAGGTGAGGAGGATGAACTCTCTTCTACCCCAGGAATTCATGAAGTACTATCAAGAGCACTGGCACCCACACACTGAGATGTGGGTAGCATTCTGCGCCTTTGAGCCAACATGGGACATTGATGCTAGTGAACTCATCAAACAACATAAACAGAAAGTGCTAGTTGACTTCAATCCCTCTCAGACATTAGCTCAGTGTATCTTGAATCTAGTCATCATTCAGACACCTAAGGAAGACCTGAAGAACCTCAATGAGGATGAGGTGGCCACACGCTATCATAGCATCTGCAACCCAGAGCAGGCCAGCCTCATTAAGGAGGAGCTGAGCTTTGCCAGGCATGAAGCCTATGACATCAGGGAGACTTCCGAGGGTTTCATCTTTAATGATGAAGTCTCAGAGTTTTGCATGGACTGGAGCTTGACCACCTGCAGTTGCTCCATCTACACCTCCAGCCTTCTGCCTTGTCGACATCTGTTCGCCACCCGCCTACAGACTGGAGAACCTCTGTTTGACATCTCCCTCcttcagaaaaacaaaacagcactAATGACTACCTCATAA